In Gasterosteus aculeatus chromosome 15, fGasAcu3.hap1.1, whole genome shotgun sequence, a single genomic region encodes these proteins:
- the slc2a2 gene encoding solute carrier family 2, facilitated glucose transporter member 2 produces MESGKQLTGTLALAVFTAALSSLQYGYSLGVINAPQKVIEKHYGRSLGVWSEKAGGLSGNSTEEDMFPEAGQHPAVVMYWSLSVAIFSIGGMLSSFLVGFVGDLRGRIKGMLMVNILALAGGLLMGLCRMWKPHIMVISGRAVMGLYCGLTSGLVPMYIGEIAPKAYRGALGTLHQLAIVIGILISQVIGLDFVFGNDDHWPLLLGLSGAPAVLQTLLLPLCPESPRYLYIIQGKEQEARKSLYRLKGPYDAAPDLEEMRREKEEADREPKVSILSLIRSSVYRQQLSVALMMHLSQQLSGINAIFYYSTAIFARAGVAQPVFATIGVGVINTLFTLLSVALVDRAGRRTLTLVGLGGMCCCAVAMTVGLKLQNEYAWMSYVSMSAVFLFVSFFEIGPGPIPWFIVAELFSQGPRPAAIALAGCCNWSSNFLIAMTFQYIQTLLDSYVFILFAVLLLGFTVYIYFRVPETKGKSFEEIARVFNKDRKKSSNPPGDGTELQQLKTSTDA; encoded by the exons GTCATTGAAAAGCACTATGGGCGATCCCTGGGGGTGTGGTCAGAGAAGGCCGGCGGCCTGTCAGGAAACAGCACAGAAGAAGACATGTTCCCAGAGGCGGGGCAACACCCGGCCGTCGTCATGTACTGGTCGTTATCGGTGGCAATCTTCTCCATCGGTGGCATGTTATCCTCCTTCCTGGTGGGATTTGTGGGAGACCTGAGAGGGAG GATAAAGGGCATGTTAATGGTCAATATTCTAGCTCTAGCTGGCGGACTGCTCATGGGTCTTTGCAGGATGTGGAAACCGCACATCATGGTCATCTCCGGCCGCGCTGTCATGGGCTTATATTGTG GGTTGACATCTGGGCTAGTGCCCATGTACATTGGAGAGATCGCACCCAAGGCGTACAGGGGGGCTCTGGGAACATTACACCAGCTGGCTATTGTCATTGGCATCCTAATCAGCCAG gTAATAGGACTGGACTTTGTGTTTGGTAATGACGATCATTGGCCCCTGTTGCTTGGTCTGTCTGGAGCTCCGGCCGTGTTACAAACCTTGCTGCTGCCTCTATGCCCCGAGAGCCCGCGTTACCTTTACATCATACAGGGCAAGGAGCAAGAGGCTCGAAAAA gTTTGTATCGTCTAAAAGGGCCGTATGATGCAGCTCCTGATCTGGaagagatgaggagagagaaagaggaagcagACAGGGAGCCTAAGGTCTCTATCCTGTCCTTG ATCCGCTCCTCTGTGTACAGACAGCAGCTGTCTGTTGCCCTCATGATGCACCTCTCCCAACAGCTGTCCGGTATCAATGCA ATCTTTTATTACTCTACGGCTATCTTCGCCCGGGCCGGCGTCGCTCAGCCAGTCTTCGCCACTATAGGAGTCGGAGTCATCAACACGCTCTTCACTCTACTGTCT GTTGCACTGGTAGACAGAGCTGGCCGGCGCACTCTGACTCTGGTTGGACTAGGAGGGATGTGCTGCTGTGCAGTTGCCATGACAGTGGGCCTCAAATTACAG AATGAATACGCATGGATGAGCTACGTCAGCATGTCAGCTGTCTTCCTCTTTGTGAGTTTCTTTGAAATCGGTCCCGGTCCCATCCCATGGTTCATAGTTGCCGAGCTGTTCAGTCAGGGGCCTCGGCCTGCAGCCATCGCTCTGGCTGGCTGCTGCAACTGGAGCAGCAACTTCCTCATAGCCATGACTTTTCAATACATACAG acTTTGTTGGATTCTTACGTGTTCATCCTGTTTGCTGTGCTGCTTCTCGGCTTCactgtttacatttattttcgGGTCCCCGAGACCAAGGGCAAAAGCTTTGAGGAGATTGCCAGAGTCTTCAACAAGGACCGGAAAAAGTCATCAAACCCCCCCGGAGATGGTACTGAACTGCAGCAGCTCAAAACATCGACAGATGCGTGA
- the LOC120832906 gene encoding eukaryotic translation initiation factor 5A-1: MADEDFECGHSGASSTFPQQCSALRKNGFVMIKGRPCKIMEMSTSKTGKHGHAKVHLTGLDIFTQKKYEDICPSTHNMDVPHVTRKDYQVIDVADGFLSLMDDGGATREDLKLPEGDIGKEIEKKFDNGDNFMVTVLKALDEENVVATKAQN, from the exons ATGGCAGATGAGGATTTTGAATGTGGGCACTCTGGGGCCTCCTCAACATTCCCACAGCAGTGCTCTGCTTTAAGGAAGAATGGCTTCGTCATGATCAAAGGGCGTCCCTGTAAGATCATGGAAATGAGCACATCCAAGACCGGCAAACACGGACATGCCAAG GTTCATCTTACTGGACTTGACATCTTTACCCAGAAGAAGTATGAAGATATCTGCCCATCTACCCATAACATGGATGTCCCACATGTCACAAGGAAAGACTACCAG GTTATAGATGTCGCAGATGGTTTTTTGTCCCTGATGGATGACGGTGGGGCGACCAGAGAGGACCTCAAACTGCCAGAAGGCGACATTGGAAAAGAAATCGAGAAGAAGTTTGATAATGGAGACAATTTTATG GTCACTGTGCTGAAAGCTTTAGATGAAGAAAATGTTGTTGCCACCAAAGCCCAGAATTAG